CTGTGGTCAGTAGTTCAACAGAACCTTAAACATCATAGCAATTGATCGGTTTTGAGACACAGTTGCTGAGCTTTGAGGAAAAGCTTATGTTTTTCCTGCACTTTACTAATGGGAATGAAAACTCATACGATGTGTCTAGTAAGATTTGATTCAGTAGTTAAACACTCGCGTTCAAGTCATGCACTTCAATTccttattagaaaaaataaagttaaaaaaaaaaaaggcaatcagaaaattacaaatatatcTTGGGCTTGACTAacacatactttaaaaccaaattactttcttttttttttgtgggtGTTTTTGGGTGAAATGTTGTCGATACTATTTAATGAGAATTTTGAGGACGTTAAATCTGAAAAAGGTTTTTCATAGCAAGTTGGCATGTTTGGACCTTAAAGTTTAACAAAGTGAACTAATTGGAAAGATTGGAGGAATCTCTGAGGACGCATCTATAATTCTTTAACGGGCCGTGGTCCGGTCTCGGTTTGTAGTCCGCAATTTTGTGATTTGGCTAGAAGTCTTGGACCGAATAATTGAGTATCGATTTGTGAAGGCTCTAATTTCAGTGTGATTGTAGTTTGATTATAATTGGATAAGTCaataatctaaatatttttttagatattttttccCCAAATTTATAAATCGAAACGGATTAATGATTCATGGTTTAATAGAGAAAAGAACCGATTCCGTCCCTTAAACTTACCGATTTCAAATCAGATTCCAATGATAATTAATCAATGATTACGAGTTTCACTTTGATCGAATTAATACCATCCTTATTTTTGACATGATTTTTTTACTATATCACAATTCATAAGAATAAAATTGCATGtaaaagaataatattttcAGAATCTTAACatgaaataaatttcaaatttataatataattactcAACCATTGAGCTATATAAGAAATGAAAGTTGTAGTTGATAATCGTAATGATAATATCGATgacatttgaaaaattaatttattcatgatatttttattaatcatttaaaaaatgaattagaCATTTCTCTAGCAAAGAGAACGAACATATCATTTGACTAGTCGTTAATACAAATCTTAATaatcaaaaaccaaaaaatgTGTCTTAATACTATACAATCCACCAATTAACCATTAATGGCAGAGCAAGCACTAGCAGCCACCATCTTCCAATCGACAATTTTAATCCTTGAGAATGAGATCCACCGCCGCAAACAAGCTTGTGATCATGATACGTGCAAGATTGTTGATTCCTGAAATTATTACATATAAAATGTAATAAACAGACAAAAAGGGATTTATAGcattaactaaataataatttattaaaaattattatgttatATTGCTCACCTGAATGCACAAAAGCTGACGATATAATCAGTTCCAGTGCAAGTAAAAACGCTGGTGGGATCATCATATGCATAACTATAAGAAGAAGGGCAAGCTTCCTTGAACTTCTTGGAATAAAATGTGGGTTTACATGTTACCGAATTTCCATAGATTCCTCTACAGCAATACTCATCAGTATTGAACACATCACAAGCACTCCGGCAAGCAATAACTTTTCCGTTGGACTTCACGGCGAGCTCCGACGGGCAATTGGTCCTTAAGTCCATGTCACAACCACCAACAGTACAATTTCCTTTACCATTAATTGGTGTAACAACTATTGGCAAATTGAATCCATCCACAAGGCTAACATCATAGAAATCCAGTCCTCCTGGAAGATTGAATTCAGCTAGTGAAGCAGGTGTTTGACCTGAAGCTTGACACTTGAGTGATGAACCACAGGCTCCAGTTTCACATGATCCGTTACCCTTTTTGTCAAATTTGCAACCTGTTCGAGCCCATATCCGGCCATCCCAGCCCACGGGGGCTTCGAACACAATGGCTTGACCTGATCGCAATGCAAATCCGCCTCCATTGAAATTTTCGCCTGGGAAAATTGCAGGCCAGATTGTCTCTTTGCAATAGTTTATTATAGTAAAAATTCGAGCACATTCGATCACTTTCATCTCTATTGGAATCCAGGGAATGACAAAATAAGATAATTTGAAAACGTTGAacttaaaaaatcataaaaaaaaagaaggaaaaattgattaattacCTGATGAAACGGTGAGAAAAATTATCAGAATAGGTAAAACGACATTAAGATTTGCCATCTCTTGACTCAGTAGCTGTGGGAAGAAGATTGAGAATGGAGTTTAAACATATAAGAGAAATGGTGAAGAATACGTGTGGATTGAGAGGAAGggaatgataaaaaattaaaaccaacAAATTAATCCTGCTAGGATTCTTTTCCTAATTATTTCCTGCAAGTTTTTTGACATTCTATTCTTGATTCTTCCCTTTTCTTGAACCTTTCTTCTTTACGTTCCATAATGTTACTGTGGTTACTGGGTCAACAGAATCTGCCACATGCATTGAAACAAATTAGTGATTTGGGTTTCTCATTCTGGCTTAGCAGCTTATGCCATTCAATAGGAACTTAGCCCATTAATTTGCTTTTGGCTTGATCCTTTGCATGTGTTTTAAAATGTAATTAACTATTCAATGCTAAAAAGTTCCTGGTTTCTTGAGTCTTTGACGTCAAGTTTTGTGAAAGCTTTGGAATATTTTCTCCCCAGTACTCAATTGCATATACATTTTGATTATCTTTGGATGTATAAACTGAAgtatatctttttattttcctaaataaataaaatttcggAATCAAAATGGATATGTATGTATTCAATAATGGCCATGATTCAGTACAATGACCATTGCTTAAATGCTAAATCATAATCCAACGAACAGTATGAACCCATTAAGGAAGCTGGTGGTGGCACCCCTTTGAAAGAGGCACAAACATTGActctttgaaattaaaaattaatttaaaaaattaaattcaattgaattaaattttagtaaaattattttattctaaacAGGTGTCTCCTTGGAAAGAAGTCCATCATTGTCAAAAGAAACAAGTTTAAAGATGGAGTGGGAACTTGAACACTGGATTGATGTGTAAATAGCAACCAAGTCAAAGTGGGGTATTTCATAATCTTTTCCATGGTTTTTGAAGATCTGCATCCTGCAACTCCTCCTTTTTATTCACACAAACAGATCCTTATCATGTTTGTATGGGCACATGTATCAATCTACATATTGGCCTACTGAAAATTATTAAAACCATCCCATTGATAATCATTCACAATATGCTCAT
This is a stretch of genomic DNA from Manihot esculenta cultivar AM560-2 chromosome 2, M.esculenta_v8, whole genome shotgun sequence. It encodes these proteins:
- the LOC110604859 gene encoding pathogenesis-related thaumatin-like protein 3.5 is translated as MANLNVVLPILIIFLTVSSEMKVIECARIFTIINYCKETIWPAIFPGENFNGGGFALRSGQAIVFEAPVGWDGRIWARTGCKFDKKGNGSCETGACGSSLKCQASGQTPASLAEFNLPGGLDFYDVSLVDGFNLPIVVTPINGKGNCTVGGCDMDLRTNCPSELAVKSNGKVIACRSACDVFNTDEYCCRGIYGNSVTCKPTFYSKKFKEACPSSYSYAYDDPTSVFTCTGTDYIVSFCAFRNQQSCTYHDHKLVCGGGSHSQGLKLSIGRWWLLVLALPLMVNWWIV